The following proteins are encoded in a genomic region of Oryza brachyantha chromosome 11, ObraRS2, whole genome shotgun sequence:
- the LOC102714961 gene encoding GDP-mannose 3,5-epimerase 2 → MALNEEYTYAELEKEPYWPFEKLRISITGAGGFIASHIARRLKGEGHYIIASDWKRNEHMAEEMFCHEFHLVDLRVMDNCLKVTTGVDHVFNLAADMGGMGFIQSNHSVIMYNNTMISFNMLEAARINSVKRFFYASSACIYPEFKQLDTVVSLKESDAWPAEPQDAYGLEKLATEELCKHYTKDFGIECRVGRFHNIYGPFGTWKGGREKAPAAFCRKALTSTDRFEMWGDGLQTRSFTFIDECVEGVLRLTKSDFREPVNIGSDEMVSMNEMAEIVLSFENKQLPIHHIPGPEGVRGRNSDNTLIKEKLGWAPTMRLKDGLRITYFWIKEQLEKEKAEGVDLSAYGSSKVVQTQAPVQLGSLRAADGKE, encoded by the exons ATGGCGCTCAACGAGGAGTACACATATGCGGAGCTGGAGAAGGAGCCCTACTGGCCATTTGAGAAGCTGAGGATCTCGATTACCGGAGCCGGCGGGTTCATCGCGTCGCACATCGCGAGGCGCCTCAAGGGCGAGGGGCACTACATCATTGCCTCCGACTGGAAGAGGAATGAGCACATGGCCGAGGAGATGTTCTGCCATGAGTTCCATCTTGTTGACTTGAGGGTGATGGACAACTGCCTCAAGGTGACCACAGGGGTTGACCATGTCTTCAACCTCGCCGCCGATATGGGAGGGATGGGCTTCATCCAGTCCAACCACTCTGTTATCATGTACAACAACACCATGATCAGCTTTAACATGCTCGAGGCCGCTAGAATTAATAGCGTGAAAAG GTTCTTTTATGCTTCAAGTGCTTGTATCTACCCCGAATTTAAGCAGTTGGACACTGTAGTTAGCTTGAAGGAATCAGATGCTTGGCCTGCAGAG CCTCAAGATGCATATGGCTTGGAAAAACTTGCTACTGAGGAACTGTGCAAGCACTACACAAAGGATTTTGGCATCGAATGTCGTGTTGGCCGCTTCCATAATATCTATGGTCCCTTTGGAACATGGAAGG GTGGAAGGGAGAAGGCACCTGCTGCTTTCTGCAGAAAAGCTCTAACCTCCACTGATCGTTTTGAGATGTGGGGGGATGGTCTGCAAACTAGATCCTTCACGTTTATTGATGAATGTGTGGAGGGTGTCCTCAG GTTGACAAAGTCTGATTTCCGTGAGCCTGTAAACATTGGAAGCGACGAAATGGTCAGCATGAACGAGATGGCTGAGATAGTCCTCAGTTTTGAGAACAAGCAGCTGCCCATCCACCACATTCCAGGTCCAGAGGGTGTCCGTGGTCGCAACTCCGACAACACGCTCATCAAAGAGAAGCTTGGCTGGGCTCCAACCATGAGGCTGAAA GATGGCCTGAGGATCACATACTTCTGGATCAAGGAGCAgctggagaaggagaaggccgAGGGCGTTGACCTGTCGGCCTACGGGTCGTCCAAGGTTGTGCAGACGCAGGCGCCAGTGCAGCTCGGCTCCCTCCGTGCAGCTGATGGCAAGGAGTAA